The following are from one region of the Stanieria sp. NIES-3757 genome:
- a CDS encoding coproporphyrinogen III oxidase — MSIETASKVVTASQNLPPADSRTRFKQFVQKLQDNICTGLEQLDGKASFREDSWQREEGGGGRTRVIRDGRVFEQGGVNFSEVWGDTLPPSILVQRPEAAGHGFYATGTSMVLHPRNPYVPTVHLNYRYFEAGPVWWFGGGVDLTPYYPFAEDAIHFHQTIKQACDAHHPEYYPAFKRWCDEYFYLKHRQEARGIGGIFFDYQDRNSPLYCGPNPDGAAAEYSNKVGKVTRNWEDLFVFAQSCGNSFLPAYVPIVERRQDNEYGERERNFQLYRRGRYIEFNLVYDRGTIFGLQTKGRTESILMSLPPLVRWEYCHQPEPGTPEAKLTEVFLQPQDWVNFKG, encoded by the coding sequence ATGAGTATTGAAACAGCTAGTAAGGTCGTAACCGCAAGTCAAAACTTACCTCCCGCAGATTCTAGAACCAGATTTAAACAATTTGTCCAAAAGTTACAAGATAATATTTGCACTGGTTTAGAACAACTCGATGGCAAAGCTAGCTTTAGAGAAGATAGTTGGCAGAGAGAAGAAGGCGGTGGTGGACGTACTCGCGTGATTAGAGACGGGAGAGTTTTTGAGCAAGGAGGAGTAAACTTTTCTGAAGTTTGGGGTGATACTTTACCTCCTTCAATTTTAGTTCAACGTCCCGAAGCAGCAGGACATGGTTTTTACGCTACGGGAACATCAATGGTATTGCATCCCCGTAATCCTTATGTTCCTACTGTACACCTAAACTATCGTTACTTTGAAGCTGGTCCAGTTTGGTGGTTTGGTGGCGGTGTAGATTTAACTCCTTATTATCCTTTTGCTGAAGATGCAATTCATTTTCATCAAACTATTAAGCAAGCTTGCGATGCTCATCATCCAGAATATTATCCAGCTTTCAAACGTTGGTGCGATGAATACTTTTATTTAAAACATCGTCAAGAAGCGCGGGGAATTGGGGGAATCTTTTTTGATTATCAAGATCGTAATAGTCCTCTTTATTGTGGCCCTAATCCGGATGGTGCTGCTGCCGAATATAGTAATAAAGTTGGTAAGGTAACTCGTAATTGGGAAGATTTGTTTGTTTTTGCCCAAAGTTGCGGTAATTCTTTCTTACCTGCCTATGTTCCGATTGTAGAACGCAGACAAGATAATGAGTACGGGGAAAGAGAACGTAACTTCCAGCTTTATCGTCGCGGACGCTATATCGAGTTTAACTTAGTTTACGATCGCGGTACAATTTTTGGTCTACAAACTAAGGGACGCACCGAGTCAATTTTGATGTCTTTACCTCCTTTGGTGCGTTGGGAATACTGCCATCAACCCGAACCAGGCACACCAGAAGCAAAATTAACCGAAGTGTTCCTTCAACCTCAAGATTGGGTAAACTTCAAAGGTTAA